A genomic window from Papaver somniferum cultivar HN1 unplaced genomic scaffold, ASM357369v1 unplaced-scaffold_15, whole genome shotgun sequence includes:
- the LOC113335718 gene encoding salicylate carboxymethyltransferase-like, with protein MDQVIIQDVHMNGSTSGTSYSANSSVQKRAIFITRPIVEEAILNLLSKLYIFAATSKLRKPNTIGIAELGCSSGPNALLAVSHILETIYNKHYRSGSVTPEILVFLNDLPGNDFNTLFKDVGRFCGELRRSNGDGFGPCFVAGIPGTFYGRLFPSDTLHIVHSSYSLQWLSQVPQGIEKTNKGNFYITKSSPPSVITAYLNQFKKDFRAFLECRSEELVNGGRMVLTLVGRSSSDPTSQDCCSFWDLLALSAHDMVLRGAIEKEKFDLFNIPNYFPSTKEVKSIILSEGSFTINQLETFHVNWDGSDPKGNANSERVNNLESSHYAANTLRAVSEPLLANHFGEEIMDELYGRFRERVAEYASKGKTKFTNLVISVTKMEKDL; from the exons ATGGATCAAGTGATCATCCAAGATGTCCACATGAATGGAAGCACTTCTGGAACAAGTTATTCTGCTAATTCATCCGTTCAG AAGAGAGCTATATTCATAACCAGGCCAATAGTAGAGGAAGCGATATTGAACTTACTATCGAAGTTGTACATCTTTGCAGCGACGTCTAAGCTGAGGAAGCCTAATACTATAGGCATAGCAGAGTTAGGTTGTTCATCGGGACCTAATGCACTGTTAGCCGTCTCTCATATTCTGGAAACTATCTACAACAAACATTATAGATCTGGTAGTGTTACGCCTGAGATTCTCGTGTTCCTTAATGATCTTCCAGGCAATGACTTTAACACTCTTTTTAAGGATGTGGGAAGATTCTGTGGTGAATTAAGAAGAAGCAACGGAGATGGTTTTGGACCATGTTTTGTTGCTGGAATTCCTGGTACATTCTATGGTCGACTGTTTCCTAGTGACACTCTTCACATCGTTCATTCTTCCTATAGCCTTCAATGGTTATCGCAG GTACCTCAAGGGATAGAGAAGACGAACAAAGGAAACTTCTACATCACAAAATCAAGTCCTCCTTCTGTAATTACAGCCTACTTAAACCAATTCAAGAAAGATTTTAGGGCGTTTCTAGAGTGTCGCTCGGAGGAATTAGTTAACGGAGGAAGAATGGTTTTAACACTCGTGGGTAGAAGCAGTTCAGATCCTACTAGCCAAGACTGTTGTTCTTTCTGGGATTTATTAGCTCTGTCAGCCCATGACATGGTTTTACGG GGAGCCAttgaaaaagagaaattcgaCTTATTTAACATtcctaattattttccttcaactAAAGAAGTAAAGTCAATAATTCTGAGCGAAGGTTCATTCACAATTAATCAACTAGAGACATTTCACGTGAATTGGGATGGTAGTGATCCTAAGGGAAATGCAAATTCAGAGAGAGTAAACAACTTAGAAAGTAGCCATTACGCAGCTAACACCCTTAGAGCAGTGTCAGAACCCTTATTAGCGAATCACTTTGGGGAGGAGATAATGGATGAATTGTATGGTAGGTTCAGGGAGAGAGTTGCCGAATACGCAAGCAAGGGGAAAACTAAGTTCACCAACTTAGTTATCTCCGTGACTAAGATGGAAAAAGATCT